From the genome of Elusimicrobiota bacterium, one region includes:
- the ligA gene encoding NAD-dependent DNA ligase LigA: MDRAEARKTIEQLREALLQHDYLYYVLAQPEITDTDYDKKLRELENIEKQFPDLIVPDSPTQRVGGMLVGAFPSVPHRSPMLSLTNAYNENEVLEWDDRLRKALGITEFNYVTEPKIDGVSLSLIYENGVLVRGVTRGDGDTGEDITLTVRTIRSIPLRLRPPFPTFFDVRGEVYMDRKDFARMNTQLEKQGEESFANPRNAAAGSLRQKDPAVAASRPLRFLVHSFGVAEGLNWANHYDFLKACTVMGLPVPPYNQRCDTVMECMRHCRFLERERDSLAYDIDGAVLKVNDFRLRERTGSTHKSPRWAIAYKFAAQQGLTQILDIKASVGRTGTITPVAKLKPVSVGGVTISSATLHNFDEIKRLGVKIGDPVIVQRAGDVIPKVLKVVEEQRTGKEKVFQVPEECPVCDSPIAKEKEIEVAYRCTNPGCPAQLMRGLLHYASREAMDIDGMGEALVNQLVERKMIRDIADIYSLTKKDISRLELYADKRTDNLLKALQRSKTRALSRLLFGLGIRHVGEKAAYVLAQQYRTMPALMEATEPQLRAIHEVGPVMAKSLVSYFGFPTTRTVLNKLRRAGLTMEEKVAEVKGPQLLAGKTVVFTGELESMSRSEAEAKVRQLGGNPTGSVSAKTDLVVTGNAPGSKFTKARKLGVKVLTEKEFLAKYDGQQN; this comes from the coding sequence ATGGATCGAGCCGAAGCCAGAAAAACCATCGAGCAGCTCCGCGAAGCCCTCCTCCAGCACGATTATCTTTATTACGTTCTCGCCCAACCGGAAATTACCGATACCGACTATGACAAGAAGTTGCGCGAACTGGAGAATATCGAGAAGCAATTCCCGGACCTGATCGTGCCCGATTCTCCCACCCAGCGCGTGGGAGGGATGCTCGTCGGCGCGTTCCCGTCGGTACCGCACCGCTCGCCCATGCTCTCGCTGACGAACGCCTACAACGAGAATGAAGTGCTGGAGTGGGACGACCGGCTTCGGAAGGCGCTGGGGATTACGGAATTCAATTACGTGACGGAGCCCAAGATCGACGGGGTCAGCCTGTCGCTCATTTACGAGAACGGGGTGCTTGTGCGCGGGGTCACGCGCGGTGACGGCGACACCGGCGAAGACATCACGCTGACGGTGCGGACCATCCGTTCGATTCCGCTGCGGCTTCGGCCTCCTTTTCCGACATTTTTTGACGTGCGGGGGGAAGTCTACATGGACCGGAAAGACTTCGCCCGCATGAATACCCAGTTGGAGAAGCAGGGGGAAGAATCGTTCGCCAATCCCCGCAACGCCGCGGCCGGTTCGCTGCGGCAGAAAGATCCCGCGGTTGCCGCGTCACGGCCGTTGCGCTTTTTGGTCCATTCCTTCGGTGTTGCCGAGGGGCTTAACTGGGCCAATCACTACGATTTCCTGAAAGCGTGCACCGTGATGGGACTGCCCGTGCCGCCGTACAACCAGCGCTGCGACACCGTGATGGAGTGTATGCGGCATTGCCGGTTTCTGGAGCGCGAGCGCGACAGCCTGGCTTACGATATCGACGGCGCGGTGCTCAAGGTGAACGATTTCCGGCTGCGGGAGCGGACCGGTTCGACGCATAAATCCCCGCGTTGGGCGATCGCCTACAAATTTGCAGCCCAGCAGGGGCTCACCCAGATCCTCGATATCAAAGCGTCCGTCGGGCGGACCGGCACCATTACCCCGGTGGCGAAACTCAAGCCGGTCTCGGTCGGCGGGGTGACCATCTCGAGCGCCACCCTTCACAACTTCGATGAGATCAAGCGTCTGGGCGTGAAGATCGGGGACCCCGTCATCGTTCAGCGCGCCGGCGATGTGATTCCCAAGGTGCTCAAAGTGGTGGAAGAACAGCGCACTGGCAAAGAGAAAGTTTTTCAAGTGCCCGAGGAATGCCCGGTCTGCGACAGTCCCATCGCCAAGGAGAAAGAAATCGAGGTGGCCTACCGCTGCACGAACCCGGGATGCCCGGCCCAGCTTATGCGCGGGCTGCTGCATTACGCCAGCCGCGAAGCGATGGATATCGACGGGATGGGCGAAGCGCTCGTCAATCAGCTGGTGGAACGGAAAATGATCCGGGACATCGCGGATATTTATTCGTTAACGAAGAAGGACATCAGCCGTCTGGAACTTTACGCGGATAAGCGCACCGACAATCTTCTCAAGGCGCTCCAGCGCAGCAAGACGCGGGCGCTCTCGCGCCTGCTCTTCGGGCTGGGCATACGGCATGTGGGGGAAAAGGCCGCGTATGTCCTGGCCCAGCAATACCGGACGATGCCCGCGCTGATGGAGGCCACCGAGCCGCAGCTACGCGCGATCCATGAAGTCGGGCCGGTGATGGCCAAATCCCTCGTGTCCTATTTTGGTTTTCCGACGACACGCACGGTTTTGAATAAACTCCGGCGGGCCGGGCTCACCATGGAAGAGAAAGTGGCCGAGGTAAAAGGGCCGCAGCTTCTGGCCGGCAAAACCGTGGTGTTCACCGGAGAACTGGAAAGCATGAGCCGCAGCGAAGCGGAAGCGAAAGTCCGTCAGCTGGGGGGGAATCCCACCGGAAGCGTTTCCGCCAAGACCGACCTGGTGGTGACCGGC